From one Neovison vison isolate M4711 chromosome 1, ASM_NN_V1, whole genome shotgun sequence genomic stretch:
- the PDLIM7 gene encoding PDZ and LIM domain protein 7 isoform X6, whose amino-acid sequence MESFKVVLEGPAPWGFRLQGGKDFNVPLSISRLTPGGKAAQAGVAVGDWVLSIDGENAGSLTHIEAQNRIRACGDRLSLGLSRAQPPQSKPQKALAPAADPPRYTFAPSASLNKTARPFGAPLPADSALQQNGQPLRPLVPDASKQRLMEDTEDWRPRPGTGQSRSFRILAHLTGTEFMQDPDEEHLKKSREKYVLELQSPRYTRLRDWHHQRSAHVLNVQS is encoded by the exons ATGGAGTCCTTCAAGGTGGTGCTGGAGGGGCCTGCACCTTGGGGCTTTCGGCTCCAGGGGGGCAAGGACTTCAATGTGCCCCTCTCCATCTCCAGG CTCACTCCTGGAGGCAAAGCTGCACAGGCCGGTGTGGCTGTGGGTGACTGGGTGCTGAGTATCGATGGGGAGAATGCAGGGAGCCTCACGCACATTGAAGCCCAGAACAGGATTCGTGCCTGTGGGGATCGCCTCAGCCTGGGTCTCAGCAG ggCCCAGCCACCTCAGAGCAAACCGCAGAAG GCCCTGGCCCCCGCCGCGGACCCCCCGCGGTACACCTTTGCACCCAGCGCCTCCCTCAACAAGACGGCCCGGCCCTTCGGGGCGCCCCTGCCCGCTGACAGCGCCCTGCAACAGAATGG ACAGCCGCTCCGGCCGCTGGTCCCAGATGCCAGCAAGCAGCGGCTGATGGAGGACACAGAGGACTGGCGGCCTCGGCCCGGGACAGGCCAGTCCCGTTCCTTCCGCATCCTTGCCCACCTCACGGGCACCGAGTTCA TGCAAGACCCGGATGAGGAGCACCTGAAGAAATCAAG GGAAAAGTATGTCCTGGAGCTGCAGAGCCCACGCTACACCCGCCTCCGGGACTGGCACCACCAGCGCTCTGCCCACGTGCTCAACGTGCAGTCGTAG